From Mycobacterium colombiense CECT 3035:
GCGCCACGGTCCAGGGCGAAGAGACGTTGTAGACCAGCGGGGACTTCTGCAGCTGGTCGACGAGGTCGGTGCCCACCTTGCGGGCCTGTTCGCTGTCGGCGCCGCCGGGGGCGGTCACCAGGATGAGCACCTGCTGGCCGCTCTGCCCGAACTTGTCGCTCAACACGCTGATGGCGCGCGCCGACTCGGAGTCCGGGTCCTGGAAGCCGCCCGGCGACAGGCTCTTGGCGACGGGAACACCGAAGATGGCGGCGGCGACGAAAACCAGCACACCGGTCGCGACGATGCGGCGGGGCGCCCTGATGGCGAGTCGGGCGATCTTTTGCAGCATGTCGTGCCCTTCCGCTGCCGGTGCCCCATTGCCCTGGCCGCTGGCTTATCCGCGACAACGTAACAAACGCTAATTTCCACGCGTCGAACAGTGTTCTCTTTAAGCACGCAGCCGGGCGTCTGGAGCGTTCAACGACGCGGTTTTAAACCGCTCCGACGGTAAGAGTCCGGCCAGAAAAATGTGCCGCAACTAAGCAGCTCAGGGCCTAAATCGCCGCGCGGGCGCCGGTCAACCTACTTGCCGGTAAATTGCCAAGGTTTTCCGAATCGTGACTCAAAGATTCCTTAATGGTGGCCCATACGCTCAGTGTCATGTGGATCGACGACACAAGTGCCGACGTCATCAAAGTTGACTTCGAAGCCCTCTACCACGGCGACGTGCTGGTGGAAGGCGAGACCTCGGAGCAGTTCGACGAACTGCAAGCGGCGAGCTGAGGCAGACCATGAGCATGCTCGCACGGCTGTTGATGGCCGAACCCAACGTCAGTCGATGGTTTCGCAAGTAGCCATTGAGCCTGGTTTTCACGAAAGCCCCCCGCCGATGCGGGGGGCTTTCGTTTTGTCCGACGGTGGTGCTGCTCAGCGGGGCGCCATGCGGATGGCGCCGTCCAGGCGGATGACCTCGCCGTTGAGCATCGGGTTCTCGACGATGTGGACGGCCAGGGCGCCGTACTCGTCGGGGTCACCCAACCGGGCCGGGTGCGGCACCTGCTTGCCCAGCGAGGCCTGCGCCTCCTCGGGCAGCGAGCCCAGCAGCGGCGTCTTGAACAGGCCCGGCGCGATGGTCACCACGCGGATGAGCTCGCGCGACAGGTCGCGCGCGATCGGCAGGGTCATGCCGACGACACCGCCCTTGGACGCCGAGTAGGCGGCCTGGCCGATCTGGCCCTCGAACGCGGCGACCGAGGCGGTGTTGATGATGACGCCTCGCTCCTCGCCTTTCGGCCCCACCGGCTCGGTCTTGGCGATGCGCTCCGCGGCGAGCCGCAGCACGTTGAACGTGCCGATCAGGTTGACCCCGATCACCTTCTTGAAGCCGTCCAGCGGGAACGGGCCGTCCTTGGACAGCGTCTTGATGGCGTTGCCGATGCCGGCGCAGTTGACGTTGATGCGCAGCGTGCCCATCGACTCCGCGGCGTCCAGCGCCTTGCCGACGGCGGCCTCATCGGTGACGTCGGCCTCGACGAAGCGGGCGCGATCGCCCAGCTCGCGGACCGCTTCTTCGCCGCGCAGGTCGATGACCACCACCTGGGCGCCGCGGTCGAGGAGTCGCTTGGTGGTGGCCAGGCCCAGGCCTGACGCTCCCCCGGTGACGACGGCGACGGCGTCTTTGATCTCCATCCGAGTCCTTCCTGATTCTCCGGTTTCCAGCCAACTGGTTGGTTGGGACTATACCCAGTCCTTGAGTACCGCTTCGGCGTCGTCCACCGGCGCCGCGGGGCGCGGTGTCTCCGGCGCGGTGCGGGAGAACCGCGGCGCCGGCAGCGGCTGCAGGCCGCCGTCGACCTCGTAGAAGGTGTTCCGCTCGGTGATGTGCGGCTCGGTCAGCACCTCGCCGAACGCCAGGATCGGCGTCACGCAGGCGTCGGAGTCGGCGAACACCTTGGCCCAGTGGTCGCGGTCCTGGCTGGCGAACTTCTCGGTGAGCACCGCACGCAGTTCGGGCCAGCGGCTGACGTCGTTCTGCCCGGGCAGGTCGGCGCCGTCCAGGCCGAGTCCGGCCAGCATGGCGGCGTAGAACTGCGGCTCGATGGCGCCGACCGCGACGTAGCGCCCGTCGGCACATTCGTAGGTGTCGTAGTAGGGGGCGCCGCCGTCGAGCAGGTTGGTGCCGCGGGCATCGGTCCACATACCCGAGGCGCGCATCTGCCACATCATCTGGACCAGCACGCTGGAGCCGTCCACCATCGCGGCATCGACGACCTGCCCCTTGCCGGAGGTCTGCCGCTCCCACAGCGCGGACAGGATGCCGAGCAACAGGAACATCGAGCCGCCGCCGAAGTCGCCGACCAGGTTCAGCGGCGGCACCGGCCGTTCGTTGGCCCGGCCGATGGAGTGCAGGATGCCGTTCAGCGAGATGTAGTTGATGTCGTGACCCGCCTGTTGGCTGCGCGGGCCGGTCTGGCCCCAGCCGGTCATCCGGGCGTAGACCAGCCGGTCGTTGACCTTGGCGCAGTCTTCGGGACCCAGGCCGAGCCGCTCGGTGACACCGGGCCGGTAGCCCTCGATCAGCACGTCGGCCTTCGCGATCAGCTTGAGGACGAGGCCGCGCCCTTCGTCGGACTTCAGGTCGGCGGTCACCACCCGCCGATTGCGCATCATGGCGTCCTTTGCGACGCCGCCGGGGCCCGACGACGGGCGGTCGATGCGCACCACGTCGGCGCCCAGATCCCCCAGGATCATCGCCGCGTGCGGGCCGGGGCCGATGCCGGCCAGCTCGACAACACGCAGTCCCTTCAATGGTCCAGCCACGATGCACCGACCTTTCGTCCGCTCTGACGCCGTTGACCGATCGCAACCCAAACAACCGGTCGTTCGACATCTTCGCAGCCGCGCCGGAGGGCCGCGCACCCCGGTCACTTATGGTGAGCCCATGCCTTCCTCCGCGATCGCCACCCTCCCCCAAGTCGCAGGCCTGGACGTCACGCTGGTCGACGGCGTGTTCTCGGTGACCATCAACCGGCCCGACAGCCTCAATTCGCTGACCGTTCCGGTGATCACCGGCATCGCGGACGCGATGGAGTACGCGGCCACCGACCCCGAGGTGAAGGTGGTGCGGCTCGGCGGCGCCGGACGCGGCTTCAGCTCCGGCGCGGGGATCAGCGCCGACGACGTGTCCGACGGCGGCGGCGTCCCGCCCGACGAGATCATCCTCGAGATCAACCGGCTGGTGCGCGCGATCGCCGCGCTGCCGCATCCGGTGGTCGCGGTCGTTCAGGGTCCCGCAGCCGGCGTCGGCGTCTCCATCGCCCTGGCCTGTGACATCGTATTGGCTTCGGAGAGCGCGTTTTTCATGCTCGCCTTCACCAAGATCGGGTTGATGCCCGACGGCGGCGCGTCGGCGTTGGTGGCCGCCGCGGTCGGCCGGATCCGGGCCATGCAGATGGCGCTGCTTCCGGAACGGCTGACGGCCGCCGAGGCGCTGTCGTGGGGCCTGGTCACCGCGGTCTATCCGGCGGGCGACTTCGACGCCGAGGTGGACAAGGTGATCGCACGGTTGCTGGGCGGCCCGGCGGTGGCGTTCGCCCAGACCAAGCTGGCGATCAACGCGGCCACCCTGACCGAGTTGGACCCGGCCCTGCAGCGTGAGTTCGACGGCCAGTCGGTGCTGCTGAAGTCGCCCGACTTCGTCGAGGGCGCAACGGCCTTCCAGCAGCGCCGCGCCGCCAACTTCACCGACCGCTGAAAGTTGTTGCGGCGATCGGCCGCAACGCTTAATCCCGCCGCGATGCGGTAATCCTCCTCGTCAGACACCCCGACGAAAGACGGAGGATCGATGCCCGAACAGGTGCGGTGCCTGGTCACC
This genomic window contains:
- a CDS encoding 3-hydroxyacyl-CoA dehydrogenase; its protein translation is MEIKDAVAVVTGGASGLGLATTKRLLDRGAQVVVIDLRGEEAVRELGDRARFVEADVTDEAAVGKALDAAESMGTLRINVNCAGIGNAIKTLSKDGPFPLDGFKKVIGVNLIGTFNVLRLAAERIAKTEPVGPKGEERGVIINTASVAAFEGQIGQAAYSASKGGVVGMTLPIARDLSRELIRVVTIAPGLFKTPLLGSLPEEAQASLGKQVPHPARLGDPDEYGALAVHIVENPMLNGEVIRLDGAIRMAPR
- a CDS encoding CaiB/BaiF CoA transferase family protein, producing the protein MAGPLKGLRVVELAGIGPGPHAAMILGDLGADVVRIDRPSSGPGGVAKDAMMRNRRVVTADLKSDEGRGLVLKLIAKADVLIEGYRPGVTERLGLGPEDCAKVNDRLVYARMTGWGQTGPRSQQAGHDINYISLNGILHSIGRANERPVPPLNLVGDFGGGSMFLLLGILSALWERQTSGKGQVVDAAMVDGSSVLVQMMWQMRASGMWTDARGTNLLDGGAPYYDTYECADGRYVAVGAIEPQFYAAMLAGLGLDGADLPGQNDVSRWPELRAVLTEKFASQDRDHWAKVFADSDACVTPILAFGEVLTEPHITERNTFYEVDGGLQPLPAPRFSRTAPETPRPAAPVDDAEAVLKDWV
- a CDS encoding enoyl-CoA hydratase gives rise to the protein MPSSAIATLPQVAGLDVTLVDGVFSVTINRPDSLNSLTVPVITGIADAMEYAATDPEVKVVRLGGAGRGFSSGAGISADDVSDGGGVPPDEIILEINRLVRAIAALPHPVVAVVQGPAAGVGVSIALACDIVLASESAFFMLAFTKIGLMPDGGASALVAAAVGRIRAMQMALLPERLTAAEALSWGLVTAVYPAGDFDAEVDKVIARLLGGPAVAFAQTKLAINAATLTELDPALQREFDGQSVLLKSPDFVEGATAFQQRRAANFTDR